The Tessaracoccus aquimaris sequence TTCGACCCGTACACGTCGCTCGGCATCATCGTCGGCGTCCTGACGGTCACGGTCGTCGCGTCGATCGTCTCGCCCAAGGGCAAGATGCTGTCGGCCGTGAAGTCCGTGCAGCGCCACGCACACGCCTACCTCAACACCGCGTACCACGCGGACGAGAGCGACCGTCAGCTCCACTTCGACAAGATGCTCGCGTCGGAGACCTCGTTGATGAAGTTCCCCGAGGACAAGGTGCAGGCCATGATGGAGGAGACCGGCGCCGACCGCGAGGTCGAGAAGGCGCGCGCACTGCACGCGGAGAGCACCGACTGATCCATGGGGGTCGTCTCCGCCGTTCGTCGGCTCTGGAAGCATGCGCCGTTCCGGCGACTGCTGACGCTGCGCATCCTCAGCCAGGCCGCCGACGGCACCCTCCAGGTGGGGATGGCCTCCTACATCCTGTTCTCCCCTCAGACCCAGCCCGACGCGTGGGCGATTGCGGGAGTGCTCGCGCTCACGCTGCTGCCGTTCACCGTCGTCGGCCCCTTCGTCGCACCGCTGCTCGACCGCTGGTCGCGCCGCAACATCGCCCTGTACTCCGACATCGCCCGCTGCGTGCTGGCCCTGATCATCGCGGTCATCATCTTCAGCGGCGCCACGACCGGGCTGTGGGCGTTCGTGTTGTACGGCGCGCTGCTGGTCGCGATGAGCATCAATCGGTTCATGCTCGCCGGGCTGTCGGCCGGGCTGCAGCACACCGTCGACCGTGAGGAGTTCCTGACGGCGTCCTCGATCGTCCCGACGGTCGGACCCCTCGGCGTGGTGCTCGGCGCGGCGATCGGCTTCGTGGTCCGGTTCGGCTTCGCCGACCTCCTGGGGGTCGACCGGGCCAACTCGCTCGTCTTCGTGATCGCCGCAGCCGGCTTCGTCGGCTCGGTGCTGATCTGCCGCGGCTTCCCCCGCGACGCGCTCGGGCCCGACGCGATGGAGACCTCGGACGCCGAACCCGGTGGTGCCCGCGAGGTGCTGCGCGGACTGGCGGAGGCCGGTCGACACCTGCGCACCAGGCCGGCCGCGGTCGTCGCGCTCGCGTTGATGGCCGTCACGCG is a genomic window containing:
- a CDS encoding MFS transporter; the encoded protein is MGVVSAVRRLWKHAPFRRLLTLRILSQAADGTLQVGMASYILFSPQTQPDAWAIAGVLALTLLPFTVVGPFVAPLLDRWSRRNIALYSDIARCVLALIIAVIIFSGATTGLWAFVLYGALLVAMSINRFMLAGLSAGLQHTVDREEFLTASSIVPTVGPLGVVLGAAIGFVVRFGFADLLGVDRANSLVFVIAAAGFVGSVLICRGFPRDALGPDAMETSDAEPGGAREVLRGLAEAGRHLRTRPAAVVALALMAVTRLLFGLLSVAVILAARHLWHPVSDPDAALADLSIWGVATGAGFILAAPLVPLLTRRFGLGRSAVGLLVGGAVVSLAIVVSSAKPVLFVASFLIGLAVQSFKICVDTIVQASIDDRYKGRVFTFYDMSFNGAFVLAGVVAAFVLPAEGLSVAAFVGIAVAYAVCAAVMGGARRRLGAETFERGTESLTSRAEAPAD